The Cardiocondyla obscurior isolate alpha-2009 linkage group LG20, Cobs3.1, whole genome shotgun sequence DNA segment TCACCATAATCATCACAAtaatcatcatcatcgtcattaTTGTCATCATATGTATCACCATCATCATTGCTCGcgtcgtattaattatttattcatgtaTAATCGTTTATGTATAATCGTTCATGTATATTATCGTATGTATTCTCGCGTAGTGTATaagattgataaaaattctCACAATATACAAATTCATccatttaaaaactaaaaatatttttaaaatctgagcTCCAGGAGCAGCACGagctttcattatttttttccgtacagttttaatgttaatgttagtggacaaaataaatcttacagaAACACTAAAGATTAGTATGagaattacaaatataaaatccgGGTGCTTTTGTGTCTTTAATTCTGATAATAGTCTTTAGTGTTtctgtaagatttattttatccaccAACATTCGCAATGTATGGGAAGAAATTAATGAGAGCTCGTGCTGTTTCTTGAGTTTTCAGATTTTGTATCGCTAGGATTAAGCTCTTACCATTCCAatctgttttaaaataatgtaaaattttaaaagatataatcaaaaaatgttaaaaatcataggataatatcatttaaaaataattagtttgtACATCGCTAGGATTAAGCTCATACTATtctaatttgtataaaataatgtctgaaataatgtataattttaaaatatataatcaaaaatgtgaaatggaaaaaatcataatataatatcattttcaaaaataatagtttGTACATCGCTAGATTTAAGCTTTTACCATTCtaatttgtagaaaataatgtacaattctaaaatatattattaataaaaatgttaaaaaatggaaaaaaaattttcgtttttttaaacACCTTGTATTGCTTGCATTTCTTACTATTCGGTTTCGCGTTCAAATATCTATTATGCTCTCTCACACTCTATCTCACACTCTTTCTCGCTCTATCTCACACCCATTAGTTTCTTATGGTCAAGTGTCGTTTGCGTTCACGCTCGCACTCTTTCACTCATATCTCCCTGTTAGCAATCGCTTCAAAATGTGCAACATGCATGCTTTCAACCGctttaaaaaatgtgcaaCCTGCATGCTTTCGCTAGATACGAATCTTTTTATGCCTGGTggtaaaaaatctttttgtattttatggttcacctaaatttttttacatatgtacgcttatgcgagaaaaatatatttgttctcCGTCAGTGTCTCACGCTTTCTTATCGTTTATTTTGACCACCGAGTTTGCTTCTCCTTCTTCAAACACTGCGTGAGCAGTGAACACCACACGGTTTCGTCGTCATTCGTTGTCTTAACATCGTATAGAGAAGGATCTCTATGAAGAAATTTTTGTGGCCTATGTCTctgagttaaaaaaaatttgctgttGTAGTTTTGCTGTTTTTGTAGTTTTTTGTACAGagtataaaataagtaaaaatggCTTATTTTGGAAAACAAGGTACGTatcttataaattacaatttatattgtgGTATGATTAGGACCTTCGTTTCCGATAGCAGAGCGAACGGTTGTGTGTCTGAGCGAGTGCATGTAGAAAAAGGTTTCGGgggagtaaaatagtttttcagaggtaaagggttggtttgagggaaagagggaagggtTTTTAAGAAGGGCAAGTGAAGGGAAAGAGCAAAGGTaagaataaagggaaaaatcgGGGAAGGTAAAAAGAGGAGTTCATTTTGAGGTGTCACGtgctgacaaatttaatattttaaataataaactgtgGGAATAAACTTTGGAATGCAACGAAATTTAAAACCTATTCTATTTTAAGAACAATAAGCGACTGACACTGGGTGGGACCGAGCCGGTTACCATCGGGGACCGAGGCGAATAAGCTATAtgattttatcgatcgaaCATCAACGGGTAGAGCTGTTACTAATtagctatatttaattatcgatctGAGATACCCTTCCTCCTTGATTTTGAAGAAGTGGTGAACCAAGTCTTTAGCGGGGACAAGAGGATCCACATTCTATAAAAGAACGTGCGAAGAAGCGCGGGCAGTTAGTAAGTTAGATGTTAATCAGATAGTCAGTTAATTAACCAATCAGTACGGAGTTATCATAAGGCACTGTGAACGAAGCGATTGATGGTCAGAAAGAGTTGTTTGAACTCGATCGAGATTAAAGAGAAATTGAGCGAGAGGACCAAGGAAGTTGAGCTAAGACTCTGAGAGATTGAGAGTTGAGGATTTTTGGAAAGATTgtaagagatttttaaatttaattggaaatttaaggtaaatattttatttgaataaattgttatttgttaattttatttcaatatttaattttgatttaacttgaTTTTGGTGTCGGAATTGAAAGGAGTTGAGTTAAAATacttttgattattatttattccttgGAGGTGTTTCTGTAGAACCTCGCGAACGAAGAGTGTCGCGTTGGGTTTGGTCGCTTCTTTATGGAGCGCGCGCAGAAAGATTTCCGAAGATTTTCTGCTGCCGTCGCTAAACAAAGAATTTAGATTCTGAAgtttttaaatgaagaaacGCGCCGGTAAACAAGTTCAAATAAAACGACTCCGATACCAGGTCAAAAGAGCCCttgaaaataaacaaaatcctttctccttaatccagaaattaaatcaaataactgaattaaataaattaaaatataaattaattttgattgatttccagatcaattatccgaattttaatttaattcctaaAACTGATCCGCGTTTTGTGACTTACagaaatctttatcttttcggTCCAGACGattaaaagcaaagaaataatttcgcaatcCTTGTCCGGTCCCGGGTAAAGTTCTTAAATGAATTGACTCAAAAACGGactaaataattacgtttatcaGGACGTGacagttataaaatttttggtgACAGCGGTGGGATAGCAAAGGATTGTGaggaaaattttgaaaaataaactcAGGAtagaataagaaaattttagaatGGCGGTTCAACGTAGTCCGGTACAAGCAAATTTAGGAGCAAGCACTAGTGCAAATGAAGGAAATGAAAGGGAAGGAACAAGTGAGGTAGATGAATTACGGACATTAATTAGGCAACAGAATAATGCAATACAAAGATTACAACAAATCGAGTCGGGTCAAACAGCGAGTGAACGTTCACCTCAATCGGGAATAACCGAAGGAATtttaggaaattattttcgtttttcattGAAAGATGCGTTAGAAGCAGTGCCGAGTTTTGACggagaaaatatttcgtttgTATATTTCGTAGAAGGATGCGAAGAAGCACTTTCCATGGTCGCACCTTctcaagaaataaatttagtaaGAGCGGTtcgaaacaaattaaaagGGGACGCACATAGGTCAATTTTGGGGAaagcatttaataatatgcGAGAATTTGTCGAGTTTTTAAGAACAAAATATGGGCCGAGAGAATCAGTTTATGAAGCTCAGGGACGGTTAGCATATTTATGTCAAAAGAAGGATGAAAAAGTTGTTGCATACGCTAATCGAGTGAGAGAGTTagggaaaagaattttagatGCTCAGAAAAGAGAGACAGGAGAAATAAGTGAAGAATTTAAGAAATCTGTTGACGAACATCTTAAAACAAGTTTTTTACggggaataaataaagagataataataaataaaaagggatCGTTTGATTTAGTTGAGGGTCGCGCAATTGAAGCCGAAAAAGAGTTAGAGACATCGAATATGATAAGACGACTTGTACTAGCAGAGAATACGCCTATGGAAAAAAGGGCATCGGCACGTCGCGTAGAAGCAGAAGTAGTGAGTTGTCAATACTGCCAGAAGAAAGGCCATACAGCTGATAAGTGCTGGCAAATAAACAGACCGCAAGTGAATAGGAACGGTAACCGGAACATGTTTAATACACAAAGAGATAATGCCgcaaatcaaaataataattttaggcGTGAGCAAACGACATTTATGAATCAAAATCCGATCAATCgtcaacaaaattttaatactcgaGGAAATAATTTCCTGAGaccaaattttaattctcaaaatcgaaacttaaataatacaaatcaaAATTACAATCATAATGGTTTTAATCGGAATACAATAATTTGCATGTATTGTAAGAAACCAGGACATATTTTGAAAGAATGTCGAAAGAGAATTTACGATAATTCtcaacaaaattttcaaaatcaggGAAACGGGCAGATTCCCGCGAAGAATGGGGCGACTCCGGGAAATATCAAAACTCGCCCTACGCGAATGATTACGGGAGAACCAGAATCTCAGAGCGAACAGTAAATATAGCCCGAATGGACGATGTTCCATCAGTAAATTTGGGaagcattaattttactaaaaaattaagattactTGTTGACAGCGGCGCTGGgccgaatataattaaaagaaattttgtaacaaCAGATACTCCCATTGAACGGAACGAAATCTTAAAACTAAGCGGGATAACGACGCATATTGTAACCACCTTAGGACTGGTACAAATAGATATCTTAGGATGTCGAGTCAACTTTCACTTGGTAGAAAACGATTTTCCGATTCCGCAGGATGGAATTCTGGGTTCAGATTTCTTTAAGCAATTTcaagtaaaagtaaattatgaattaaatcaGTTAGAATGGAACAACGTTCGCGTACCGTTTGCCGAGAGAGAAGAAACATTTGTAATTCCTCCCAGAAGCATTAAacaaatgcatataaaaatagcaaattcagaattaaaagaagGATATGTTCCGCGATTAAATGTAACGCAGGGAGTCTACTTAGGAGACGCTTTAGTTACAGTTAAGGATGCTAAAgcatatttgcaaataataaatacaactgaagaagaagaaagagtaTATATTCCGACAGTAAAGATTTATGATTTTgaaatggaagaaaaacaGGAAACAGAATTAGATATTGAGGAAAGCTATTTAGGTAGCAATAATCAAAACTCAAGATCATGTTTTACGATTAAAGAAACaggaagaaaagataaaataattaatttattaagattagAGCACttgaataaagaagaaagattACATGTtgaagaattaattgaaaaaaattcagaTTGCTTTCATTTGCCAGATGAACCACTTGGGCatacgaatattttaaaacatcgCGTTCCGACGGTAAATGAAATACCGATAAATACGCGACAATACAGATTTCCAGTAATacataaagaagaaataaataaacaagtaaAGGATTTATTAgatcagaaaataataaaacaatcaGAGTCACCGTATAACACGCCTGTATGGATAGTTCCAAAGAAAGCAGATTCAAAAGGACAGAAACGCTGGCGCATGGTATTAGACTTCCGTGCATTAAACGATAAGACGGTAGGCGATGCATATCCATTGCCAAATATAACAGAAATATTAGATCAATTAGGAGGagcaaaatatttctcaatatTTGATTTAGCCTCGGGTTTTcatcaaattaaaatgcatccAGACGATAGTCATAAAACAGCATTTTCTACTCCACATGGTCATTATGAGTTCGACCGAATGCCATttggtttaaaaaatgctCCGGCAACCTTTCAAAGATTAATGGATTTGGTTTTAACTGGGATGCAGGGGAATgaaattttcgtttatttagaTGATATAGTCTTATATTCAAGTTCATTAACGGaacatgcaattaaatttgaaaaattaactgCGCGATTAAGACAAGCGAACTTGAAATTTCAACCGGAtaaatgtgaatttttaagaaaagaagtaaTGTATTTAGGGCACATAATTGGAAAAGATGGGGTAAAACCTGACCCTAAGAAAATTGAAGCAGTGCAAAATTTTCCAGTACCTAAAAGttcgaaaaatgttaaacaatttttagggCTAGCAGGATATTATCGTAGATTCATTAAaggattttcaaaaatcgcaAAACCattaacgaatttattaaagaaagaagaagaatttaAATGGGAAGAAAAGGAGCAAGAAtgctttgaaattttaaaggaAGCATTATGTAAAGAACCAATCTTACAATATCCAGATTTCACCAAACCATTTCTTTTAACAACCGATGCATCCGGGATAGCAATTGGAGGAATATTAAGTCAAGGAACAATTGGCAAAGATCAACCGATAAGTTATGCATCACGGGTATTAAATGAtgcagagaaaaattattcaacgatagaaaaagaattattagcgATAGTATATTGCGTGCAACATTTTCGACCTTATTTAtatggaaagaaatttatattaataacagaCCATAAACCATTAACTtggttgaataaattaaaagatccTACTTCACGACTCGCACGATggagaattaaattatctgaATATGagtatgaaattatttataaaccagggaaaattaatgcaaatgcGGACGCGTTATCACGTAACCCTATAACCGGAGTATACCCGATACAACCAGACCTGGACGCAATCGAAGAATGCTCGGAAGATGAGGAGGCCagagaaagaaatgcaaaTCCGAAACCATTGGTAGCCTCGCCAAGAGAAGGAACAATGAAAGAAGAACCAGAACCGATAACAACTGGAATGCAAACGCGAAAAATGACGGAAGGAGAAAGTGTCCCTTTCACTAAAAAGGAACTAAAATTACCATTATTTTATGAGCACACATTTCAAGCGGAAGTTCATTGAAATCCAGAGGAACGAATTAACATTGAAGAACAAATAAATCCtgaggaaataattaaaagaacgaatttaaggaaattaagaaataaacgaaaggaagaagaaaaaaggaatgaAATAGCAAATCAATTAGAACCAATTGAGgaagaaattttaacaaacacacttgaacaacaaattgtaatacCGCCAAATCTTCAACAAATAATAGAAAGATTATCTGAAGAATTGgaggaagacgaagaagaatataatcaaagaaaaataatgccaAATGAATTAAACCAAAGAATAAGCataaacgaagaaaattttgaaatagaaCAAGAATTATCAGAGGAAGAAGATCAAGATGaacaaatttatgaaaatgaaggaaattattttaaaggaaATGAAGAAGAAAGCGATTCAGAttcaaattttgaaataaattttaatgaaatggaCATCGATGAATCAACAcaagaaatggaaaaacaaATGTTAACTCGGAATCAAAaacaaagtataattaatagtcgagatcaaatttttatgcggaaagaacattatttatattttctgacTGCAGATCATAAACCATGTGATGAAGGaagaaaacaattatataaacagaatttaatacctaaaattagagaaaagacAGTAGGAAATattgaagtaattaaaaagggaaataaatttcatttaattttaatttgtaaagaaaataataatgaaaaaatgacCAGAGAAACGTTATTATTGCTTACTCAGAAACTACGTGAAATCTTTaaaggaaatttaattgaaatagtTAATATTGCAAAGACAGAAGTTGATAATGTCGgatggaaagaaattttaaatcaaattcaaGAATCAATTAGAGGAATGCCAATTAAAATCATAGTGTGTCATGGGCTTGTGATTATtccaaaaatagaaaaacgaaaaaatattattgaagaATCTCATTCTTCAAAAATCGGGGGTCATAAAGGAATAACCAAGACGTATAACAGAATtcggcaaaaatttttctggaataatatgaaatctgaaatacaaaattttattgatcaGTGTTTACAATGtcagaagaaaaaattaataagagtaAAAACCAAGCGACCCATGTTAATCACTGACACACCTTTTTCgtcatttgaaaaaatatcaatgGACATTGTCGGTCCATTACCAGAAACCACAAAAGAAAACTCCTATATACTAACAATTCAAGACCATCTAACTAAATTTTCCTTAGCAATTCCTTTCAAATCAATTACTGCAGTTAAAGTTGCAgatgctttattaaaatattttatttgtatattcgGTGCAcctaaagtaattttaactgATCGAGGAACAAATTTTATGAGTAACTTAATGAAAAGATTTGCAAAACAATTTAAGATTAAACAATTCAGAACAACGGCCTTCTATCCACAAGCCAATGGAGCTTTAGAACGGTCACATTTGGTTttagtagaatatttaaaacaatatgtaaataaattcacTGAATGGGATGAATTATTAGAATATGCaacattttcttataatacaAGTGTTCATGAATCCACTGGATATACTCCCTATGAGTTGGTATTTGGTAAAATAGCCAGAGAACCATCCAGTGAAATAATTGATGAAATTAAAGGAGAAACATATgatgattatttaaataaattaatgacaaaTATTCATACTGTTCAAGAATTGGCAAGGTAATGTTTAATTGCATCCAAAAtgaaatcaaaattttattatgataagaaaattaatccacaaatatttcaaatcaATGATcaaattttccttttaaatgagccaaagaaaggaaaattaagCGATCAATATTCGGGACCTTTTACAATTTTGGACATTTTACCaaacggaaatattaaaatatgtgtaaaaggaaaattaaaaataattcatcctaataaaattaggaaaatgaaaaattaagagattTAGTATGTGCCGCTAAAACATATTCAATCTCAAATCAATTATTGTTTTCATACAGATGAAGGCAATTATTAGCGTGATGATCATCGGACAACTATTAATAAACGGAACTTATGGAATTATCGGATACGACTGCGGAACaacgaatttaaatataacaacaGTGTCGTTATTAGAGATAGAAGAATGCGACATACCAATAATTGAACCACAAGTGGTAGATGTGCCGATACAATTATTACAGTTATCAAAATTCGAATCAACAAATGTTattcaatgtaaaataataatatcaagaaCAGTCTTTTATTGCGGAATGCACTCACACGTATCAATAGTTAATAACGCATTCGCAGAATATATACTTGATACTTCAATTGATCAATGTAAAACTATGCACAAAACAGGAACACTAATAGTAAATACGAATAATATCATAAgcggattaaaaataaatcaaacaaCAACACGACCAATAATTTTTGCGGGATCAGTTACTACAGACGGAAAATGTTACGGAACTCAATATTCAGATCCTTACGGAACATGGCAGAATGTAGTTGTtcaaggaataattaaaataacgctaAGCTCACATAGAGCAGTAACAAATATTGAAACAAatcaaatacatttaaatacggGAACAGCATGTCAATATTCAGAAGGAGAATGTATAGATATCGAaggaaaattttcatattggGAAACAATACCTCATGATCattgtaaattcaataattatgatGTTTTATATGAaggaaaagcgagaaagatgattagcaaaattaatgaaaaaatgcaAACTGTTTATTCCTTGACAACTAATGATGTCACTTTTGCATTAACGCAAATAAGCGAAGATTATCCTTGCGgacatacattaattaaaacagaacatccaaaattattcatttatgaAACAACTAAAGGAGAATTGTTAACacgaaaaaaatcaattgcgGTAGAGAACAtcgatatttttgcatatgTAAATTCAAAGTTTGTCTATGTAGAAAGACATTTAAGaacacaaattaattatttatatacggaTATCATAAAACAACGGTGTGAATTAGAACGTATTGAAGAATACGCTGAGCCTCGCAACACAAGCACCGGATGAATTTGCATACCAGATGATGAAAGGACCGGGATACATGGCAACGTTATCGGGAGAAGTCGTACACATAACAAGATGTACACCAGTAGAAGTAATCGTACAACATACACAAGAGTGTTATCAACAGCTACCGGTatcaagagaaaataaaacatattttatgtcaccGCGTACTCATATTCTTTTCGAAACAGGGACGCAAGTTCCATGCAGCAGAATTTTACCAACGATGTTTTACTTGCACGACGGATGGTATAAAATAACGCCAAATGTTGAGTATAGTAAAACACCAGAAACAATTAAACCAATGACGAAACCAACTTGGCATTACAACGATCCAGGATTTTTAGCAGCAAGTGGAATTTATACCACGAAAGATTTGGAAAACCTCAGGGATCATATTATGTTCCCTTCAGAAAAATCAAGCATTTTAAACACCGTAGCACGAGGAGTACGTGGGGAGCAAGTATTAACGCAAGGGATTTCGTTATCGAATTTGATGGACGAAAAAACCTTGAAGAAAATCACAGAAAATGCTTGGAAGAAAATTTGGGGAACATTTTTATCAGTCGGAAATGCTAGTGCAGGAATAATTGGCATATATTTCTGCATTAGaacaatgaaattaattatcgataccGTAATACATGGCTATGCGTTACACACAATATACGGATGGTCATTACATTTAATTGGAGCATTTTGGGATTCTGTTACGAATCTGTTGATACACTTGGCGCAAAGGAAAAATcatgaagaagaaaagaaaattacaagaaatcAAGAAGACAATAAACAAGAAGATATCAAAGAAGAAAACAATCAAATCAAGAACGAACAACAAGAGGATTCAGAAAAACTATGCCTGGAACAACAATTAACAGCGCGATACACCAtcgaagaagaaaggaaaccAGCGGAAAGGAAGATTGATAAtgaacaatataatatttatccacgtttataaatcaataaagaaataataatatgaatttattttaattaaaagaaaccaaattaatattataaatcataataaaatgtataacaaattattttttttatagaaatggAAAGCTATATCCAAGTACACGATTTAATGAAGATGTTAAAAACGGAACAAGtagtaaaagtaataaaagtagAATCACCAAAcgcaatatatatacaattcaAAAAAGGAATGGATGAACATAAAGAACTGATGGATTATTTTGGAAAGAGGatggaaagaataaaagatgAGAACATATTATTCCcggacgaaattaaaaaaggaaaaacgattgcaataaaagaaaaaggacgaTGGCAAAGAGGAAGAGTGGAAGAAGAAATAGATTTTAACCAAATAAGAATAGATTTAAAGGACTCAGCACAAGAGGTTTTaagatcaaaattaaattgttacaaaTTAGAAGAAAGATTTAGAGAAACCCCATGGCAAAtcattaaatgcaaattaacaCAAATTGAACCCAAAACAAGCTGGGGTTGGggtgaaagagaaaataaaatgattaaatatcttttggAAGGACaacaaggaaaaataaaaatagaaaaagttaTCAACTATGAAGAAGTAGCagtaatatttacaaaaatttcaagaggatatgaagaaaaagaagacatAGGAACtcaactaattaaaaaaggatatgcaaagagaaaatcagcaaataaattttaagatataacaattaaataaatattattaagaaaataatgtataaaacaattataaaagaaaattaattttaaatcagtaaaaatgaataagaaaagtcgatgtaaataaattttaaagtataGTAGTTAAACCTTTATAATGgtcaagaaaaaaaggagcaaCAGAATCCAAAACAACGTTATCTCTAAGCTCAGGTAACATGTCTTTATTGAATCATTTAGTCAGTCGGCAATTAGCAGCCAGAGAGTAAAGATcgacgagaaaagaaattaatataaagaaatttagtgttcagtgaaaaaaaaaaaaaagggagatcATTTCAGctaaaggaaaattaaataaaggaaaagaggAGCTTAGAGGTAACagactttaataatttctaaaaaaataataaacaaaataaaaaattaaattaaacaaatataaaattaattttcttttagaaaaatggaaacaacaatcagaaaaataaatttaaggaaTTTAGCCAGGGCGCAATTTGAAGTGCGGGTAGTAAAGGTAGAGACGCCGGACAcattttatgtacaattaaaaaacggAGCAGACGATCACAAAGAACTGAATGAATACTTACAAAAAAGGATGGAGCGTATAGggcgaaataaaaacttatttatGGAACAAATATTTGTGGGGAAGGAAGTTATAACAAAGGAAAGAGGAATATGGTACAGAGGAATAATCGAGGAAATCAAAGAACACAAA contains these protein-coding regions:
- the LOC139110444 gene encoding uncharacterized protein, whose amino-acid sequence is MKAIISVMIIGQLLINGTYGIIGYDCGTTNLNITTVSLLEIEECDIPIIEPQVVDVPIQLLQLSKFESTNVIQCKIIISRTVFYCGMHSHVSIVNNAFAEYILDTSIDQCKTMHKTGTLIVNTNNIISGLKINQTTTRPIIFAGSVTTDGKCYGTQYSDPYGTWQNVVVQGIIKITLSSHRAVTNIETNQIHLNTGTACQYSEGECIDIEGKFSYWETIPHDHCKFNNYDVLYEGKARKMISKINEKMQTVYSLTTNDVTFALTQISEDYPCGHTLIKTEHPKLFIYETTKGELLTRKKSIAVENIDIFAYNVLKNTLSLATQAPDEFAYQMMKGPGYMATLSGEVVHITRCTPVEVIVQHTQECYQQLPVSRENKTYFMSPRTHILFETGTQVPCSRILPTMFYLHDGWYKITPNVEYSKTPETIKPMTKPTWHYNDPGFLAASGIYTTKDLENLRDHIMFPSEKSSILNTVARGVRGEQVLTQGISLSNLMDEKTLKKITENAWKKIWGTFLSVGNASAGIIGIYFCIRTMKLIIDTVIHGYALHTIYGWSLHLIGAFWDSVTNLLIHLAQRKNHEEEKKITRNQEDNKQEDIKEENNQIKNEQQEDSEKLCLEQQLTARYTIEEERKPAERKIDNEQYNIYPQMESYIQVHDLMKMLKTEQVVKVIKVESPNAIYIQFKKGMDEHKELMDYFGKRMERIKDENILFPDEIKKGKTIAIKEKGRWQRGRVEEEIDFNQIRIDLKDSAQEVLRSKLNCYKLEERFRETPWQIIKCKLTQIEPKTSWGWGERENKMIKYLLEGQQGKIKIEKVINYEEVAVIFTKISRGYEEKEDIGTQLIKKGYAKRKSANKF